Genomic window (Bacillus vallismortis):
CAGCCATGTGGCCAAGTCCTGCCGCGTTCTGATATTCGGCATTTGGATTTGTCCCGTTTGTTCCCTGTCAATCATGACCGTCAAGCAGCCGATAATCGTATTTTTCAAGGCGTCATCGTACGTCAGCCTTTCCGGGGCATCAATATATTTATCGAGCGGGGTTCCGTCCTGCGCCATTAAGCTGTAGCCTGTGAAAGAAAACGCACAGGAGCGCTCCATCATAAAATCAAGCTGCTTTTCGAGTTTGTCTTTTTTCCATGTGTCATCACTGTCCAAAAATGCTACAAATCGTCCTTGAGCACGCTCCAATGCTTTGTTGCGGGCAACCGCAGCTCCGCTGTTCTCTTCCAGATACACCACATGAATTCTTTCATCTCTTTCTTCATACTGCTTCAAAATGCCGCGTGTCCCATCCGTTGAGCAATCATCCACGATAATCATTTCCCAATGGGAGTGGCTCTGATCTAACACTGAATGAATCGCGTCTTCAATATAGTCACGCGCATTATAAGAAGGTGTAATGACAGATACAAGAGGTTTCCAATAAGTCATGATCACATCTCCATCGGTATGATTTTAAAAGGACTCTCTAAAAAATTCAGGAATGACAACGAACATAAAGGCAATTGTGAGACCGATCATAACGCCAAGAACCGCTTTCTTTTTCGGGGACATTCCGCCGCCAGCCGCCTCACTTACGGTTTCAGAATCAGTGACACTGGCCGCTTTCAGATTAAGCTGCGTATTTTGCAGCTCATACAAAAATCTCTCTTTATCCACTTTGGAATCCTCACTCACCGTCTCGCCTTCGAGCGCGTCTATACTGCGGCGGATGACGGCTTCTCTTTCTGCGTACAGTTTTTGATCGTTTTTGAGAAAGGTGGAGGAAATGGCGTTTAAGACGGATTCCGTTTTACCCTTATCCTCGTCGCTATAGCCCAAGGTCAGTAAAGATTTGGATTCGGCTTTGATGGTAAGCTTCTCCTTAATCTCAGCCAAATCTTCAGCCTTTTCATCAGGAAGGGCCTCCTTCAAAAAAGAGTCGCTCTTGAGCAAAAGGGGAATCTCCTCTATGTTGTTATAAACCGGATGATCATAACTCCCCACAGCTAAAGTGTCTTCAGCTGTATAGCGCTTTTGGTCAGCGATCTGGGACGGCAGGATATACCCCGCCGCACCTAATATAATTGGCACCGCTATGATCCAAATGATATTTTTTTTCATCCGACGGGCTATTTTTATCAATATATCGTTCATATAAGTCTCCCTGCTTTTTGTAGTCTGTTTATCTGTACACCGGTTCAGGCATCTGTCTGGATCGTCTTAACACATTCACAGCGGCGATGACGAGGGCCAGAAACACCCAATGGAAAAATAAATTTGAAACAGAGCTTGGGCTGATACTTGATGCCAAGAAACTGACCAGAGCAGTAATAAGCCCTTCTATGATCAGTTTTGACTGCTTTTCTAATTTTCTTTCATAAAATTTATAAAGCACCCATATAAGGTAGGCATAAACGGCGAGATATCCCAGCATAATGAACAAGCCAAAGTTAGCAAGGATTTCAACGAGCCAGTTGTGCACCTCTGTCACATCGTCAGTATCATATAAAGCATAGTGCTCAAGATAATAGGATACATTCCCTGCTCCGACTCCGAATCCGTATGAATCAAGGAAAAAATGCCACGCGTTTTTCAGCAGATTGGCCCGGCCCACATTGGATGGAAGCCTGTCATGAAATGAATGCAGCGTCTGCGGAGCCATAAACAGCTCCCAAAACTTTGAATAAATCCGGCTGGCGAATAGAACTGCAAAAATGGCAGCCCCTGCCGCTGACACCCATATGGCCATTTTCTTGAGAACAGGCGGCAAAACAATGAAAATGTAGACAGCAATGCCTGCAAAAATGCCGAGAAGGCTTGCCCTTGAACCGGTAGCAAAAATTAAATACAGCGCACAGAGCGAGAGCACAAGGCCAATCGCCTTGAGGTATCCATTCTTTATGTTTTTCATCATCGTGATGTAAAAAAAGAAACTGATCGATAAAAAGGTCGCAAAGTCATTTTGATTAAAAAAGACAGATGTCGGATAATGCTGCTTATATTCCGGTCCGCTGTACAGTGTTGAACTCGGGAGATGGTGATGGGTCATGTGATTGTAAAAACCGATGATCATCAGAAACACTGTCATGACAAGCCATATCCAATAAACCATCATCAGCTGCTCCATTTTTTGCACGTACATGACAATGAGGTAAATGAAGAAGATACCCATAGCCAATAAAGCCAAATATTTGATGCCGGCTGTCACCGACTTGGCCCACAGCAGGGAAACAAGGCCGTATATAAACCAAAAGGCGAAAAAGAGCAAGATCCCTTTCACTTGCAGTCCGTTCCATTTTTCAATATGTGTCCGGTTCCGAATCATACCGATCACATGGAGGCATCCCGCTGCAAGGAGCAGAAGCCTGTAAAGGAACAAACTGAAAAAACCAAGATGAATCGCGAAAAATGCATTATTTAAAAAAGTGCAGGCGATCAAAATATAGATGACAGCCATAAAGAGCCGTTCTTTTGTTGTAAATGCGGTTGCAAGCGCTAGCGCAAACAGCCCGATCACCAGTACCGCGAGCACGGCAGCCATCTGCATGAAACCTGTATGTGTGCGATTGGCTCCCAGCAATAGGATGATCCCAAATATAGCAGCGGCCAATAATGTAAGCGTATGGTCCGCTGAACGTTTGATACTCACATGTTTAACCCCTTTCCTGATGTTTCAGGAGCCGGCGGCCGAGCCTAAGCAGCCGACAGTTTCAACCCAAGTAACACTTTTTCTTTTTATAAATTGACACTCCCAAAGTCTTTAGCCAATTCCTCGAGCGACAAGCCCGGAAAATACCTGTCAGAAGGTTCCGTTCCCCGAACAGCGGGACGGCCGATGGAGTGGTAAATGTATCCGGCTGCCTGCATCTCCTCAAGTGAGAATAAATTTCTCCCATCGATGATGATTGGCTGTTTTAAGATAGTTTTCACTTTTACGAGCTCCATTTCTTTTACTTCCGGCCAATCCGTTAAAACCAGGCATGCATCTGTGTCCTCAATCGCATCATACACATCTGTGTAATACTCGACCTGTTCGCCAAGGATTGCTGAAGCTTCAGGAATCGCAATCGGGTCGTATGCTTTTACATGTGCGCCCAGCTGCTGCAGCATCGGGATAATATCTAGAGCAGGAGCAGATCTCACATCATTTGTATTCGGCTTGAAGGCCAATCCGAGGACGGAAATGGTTCTTCCTTTGATGCTTCCCATAACAGTTAAGAGTTTATCTACAATATGAACGCGCTGCTTTTCGTTCGTTTCAATGACAGCTTCAATGAGCTTGAATGGATAGCCAGCTGATTTTGCGATTTGAAGCAGTGCGGTTGTATCCTTTGGAAAACACGAGCCGCCAAATCCAATACCTGCTTTTAGGAACTTCTTGCCGATACGGCTGTCAAGCCCTACGCCATCAGCAACTTTCGAAACATCTGCGCCGACTCGCTCACAAATGTTTGCGATATCGTTGATAAAGGAAATCTTTGTCGCCAGAAACGCATTTGCGGCGTATTTAATCATTTCTGCACTTTCTAAGTTTGTTTTAATGACAGGAGTGTGGAAAGGCTTGTGCAGATCCTCAATAATGGCAGAGGCTTTATGGCTTGTTGAGCCAATCACGGCACGCTCCATATTCATCGTGTCATGAATCGCTGAGCCCTCCCGAAGGAATTCAGGGTTAGATACAACATCAAAGGAGTATCTTCCTTTTGAAGCTTTTTGAACGATAGATTGAACCAGTTTTCCTGTGCCAACCGGGACTGTGCTTTTATTTACGATAACTTTATAGCCGTTCAGGTGCTCACCGATCGTTTTCGCCGCCGCTTTGACGTATGTTAGATCAGCTTCACCTGTTTTGGACATTGGGGTTCCGACTGCAATATAAATAATGTCAGATGCCCGAATGGCGGACGGGATATCGTTAGTAAAGGACAGACGCTGATCCAGCACATTTTTTTCAACTAAGTCCGCAAGCCCTGGCTCATAGATCGGGATTACCCCATTTTTCAGACTTCTGATTTTTGATTCATCTATATCACAGCAAGCAACTTTATTGCCGATCTCCGCAAAGCAAGTGCCTGATACGAGTCCTACATAACCTGTTCCAATGACAGCTATTCTTTTCACAGCGATCATCCCTCTCCTGTAAAATGATTGTCCTCTTTATATTGGTCGCAGTTTCTTACGATTAAACGGACGTTTTCGCGACCGTCTGATACTGATGATGCAAGGCCTTGGCATTTTTTCCGGCGTCAAATTGTGCCTGCACGATTTCATACAAATCATCTGCTATTTCCGGTTTCCACATTTGCTCATGTTCATACAGAGCGATCGCTTCCGCCAAGGCTTGAGCAGACCTCGGTTTAATCAGCAAATGCCGATGCTTACCGAATAACGATGCAACTCCGCCAACATCCGTACAGATGACAGGAACCCTTAGCGCGAGCGCCTCAATCACGACAGTCGGCATCCCTTCACTGTAAGAAGGAAGCACGAACATGTCTGCGGCAAGCAAATAGTCTCTCACCTTATGATTCGGCACTTGGCCTGTGACGATATGGCCCTTTTGCATCAACATGGACTTTGCAGGACCGTCCCCGACAAAGACTGCCTTAGGAGGTTGCTTCAATGACTCGATGGCGTCAGACAGTTCAAAAATGCCTTTCTCCCTGACGAGCCGGCCCACATAGATGGCCAGACGCTGATCGAGCGGGAGCCCGAGTTTTTTTCTGGTTTCTTCTTTTGTCTGCTCATTCTCCTGAAAGCGGCTGAGCTGTATGCCGATCGGCAGAACCGAGCTGTCAAAGCCGGAAAGCTTTTTGGTTTCTTCCTGAAGCTTGTGGCTGACTGCTAAAACAGCTGACGCGGAACCTACCGCATGATTGAAGGCTTTAAACGCCCCTTTGCTGTAATGCGGATAGACATTCACATCACTGCCGTGCAAGGTCAGGACATAAGGAATTCGCTCTGACTCCGACACGACTGCCGCAGCCCCGCCCGATGGCATGGCAAAGTGCGCATGAATCAGATCCGGATGTAAGTCGCGCTGTTTCATCATTTTTAAAACGGCTGTTGCGATTCTCCGATGAGGCTGCGCCCACTTCAGCTGGCCGGGAACCGCTCGATAGAAAGGCCGATAAACCGGTATCCCCTTCCTAATCTCATACTCCGGTCTGGCATCCTTTTTTCGATATGTCTTTTTCAACATGCGGACAGGCGCGGAATGAAAAGGCCGCGGGCATATCACGGTGATATCAAGCCCAAGTTTTTGCAGCTCTTGGACCTGTGTCTCATGAAACACACCCTCACCGGGTTTCAGACTGCTCGGATATACGCTTGTGATCCACAAAATCTTCATGACAAACGTCCTTTTCTTAGTAGTTTACTTTTCATTTGAGGGTACGCTTTTACCAAAAGAAAAAGATAGCACAGCGCCCCGGCCGCCACTGAAATGGCCAGCCGCATTTCTGCCTGCAGACTGAAGTGTTCCGTACCTAGGCTTACACCAAACGCGATGATAGCCATCACGACTGTGATCAGAAACGGCTTTATAATCGACTGGAAGTAGGCCGAAAGATTAAGCTTGATGACATATGCCAGCAGCCAGCGGCCGATCAGGAAATTGAAAACACTGATGATGGCATATACCCATGCGACAGTCAGCAGACTTCCCGTCTGAACGGCTGCAAACAGTGACAATCCGTACAGCAGCAGCACACCGGAATCCCAATAAAATGCTAAGTCCGCTCTTCCTTTAGCAAGCAGCACAGATCCATTTGGATTCATGAGCACTCTTAGTATCCCGACAATGGCCAGAACATTGAGAACCGGTACAGCAGCGAGCCATTTTTCTCCGAAAACCGCTGCGATAAAGGCGTCTGACACAGACACGAGCCCGATTAACAGCGGAAACGAAACAATCGCCAGCATCTTTGTCATATTCAGAAAGCCTTCTCTGATCACGCTGTTTTCATATTTGTTTTTTGCGAAAACAGGGAATGCCACCCGTGTCACAATCGGATTGATTTTCAATACCGGAATGGTGACAATCTGGTAAGCAAGGTTATAAATCCCCAACGCTTCAGCACCGATAAACCGTCCGATCAAAATCATATCGATATTCGCTCCCAGCCTGTTCACAAGACGGGATGAAAGCTGAAAAGCTCCAAAGGAAAAGAAGGCCTTCATTCCCCTTAAGTCAAAAACAAAAGCGGGGTGCCATTTTTTTCGGTATACGGCCCAATACAAAATCCCTTTACTGGACTGCAGCAGCACTTGAGAAATGACGTACGCTAAAATCGCGTCCATCATAAAAACCGCAATCGCTAAATATCCGAAGGACAATGTGTTTGAAAAAATCTCAATTTTGCTTAACGTATTAAAATGCAGCTGCTTTTGCAGCATATACTGGTACTGCTGTCCGATTGGCGCAATCAAAAACATAATCGCTAAAATCCGAATCAGAAACACCAGCTCTTCTCTTTGATAAAATCCCGCAATGGCGGGACTGCTCACATATAAAAGAACAAACAGCAAAACGCCGGTCATAATGTTAAGCCAATACAAGGTTGACAGCTGGCGCTCTGTTGCGTCATCCCTTTGAATTAACGCCGCGCCAAATCCCATATCAAGCACAATCTGGGCGAACACTGTAACCGTTGTGATCATGCCTACGAGTCCAAATTCCGTTAAGGTCATCATATTTCCTAGCAGGGCAAACTGAACAATTTGTATGACTGTAATGCACATCGTCGAAATACTTGTCCACTTTGCGCCGCTTATGATCTGTTTTGTAATACTTGGCATCATATTCCCTACTTCGTTTTAAGCTCAGGTTGATGGTAAATGCAGGTGTTCAGTTTTATCTTGCACCATCACCTGTCCACACTACTTTACAAGTTTTTAACATAATTTTTAATTCTAAAGTGAAAGTCAGGTTGCGAATGTAATATAAATCAAATATCAGTTTTTCCTTCGGCGTCATATCATAACCGCCGTTCACCTGAGCCCAGCCGCTCAATCCCGGTTTAACAGCCAAACGCTGTGTAAAGTCTGGAATCTCATTCTGAAACTTTTCTGTAAACACTGGACGTTCCGGACGAGGGCCTATCATACTCATATCGCCTTTCAGCACATTAAATAGCTGAGGCAGCTCGTCAATTCTCGTTCTTCTGATAAAAGCTCCGATCCTTGTCACCCGCGGATCTTGCTTCTGCGCCCAAACAGCCCCAGACTTCTCGGCATCTATTTTCATGGAACGAAGCTTATAAAGCTTAAATCGTTTCCCGCCTTTCCCTACGCGTTCCTGCGTATAAATGGCAGGCCCCGGCGTCTCCAAACAAATCAGTATTGAAAATACCGCAATCATTGGCAGCGCAATCGCCAATCCAATGAGCGCAAACCAAATATCCATTACGCGCTTTACTGCTAAATAACGAGCCGTCTTTTCAGATAATGTAAAAGAATGTATTTGCTGAACTGAGAATTCACGACTCACATTCATGCTTTTCTCTGCACTCACTGACACACACCTCACGATTTGTTTGGGATGTTATGATGACCTATGCCAGTCAGTTTAGCAGACGGATGTTAATTGGATGTAAATGGTATGTTAAGAAGTGTGAATTTGTTATTTTTTCTGACATTTAACTGTAAACTTTTTATTGTTTTAGACACTTTTTTTAAAAATTAAGCATATTGTATAAAAAAAGAGACAAACCATTTTTCAGATTTGTCTCTTTTCTCTGCGAAGCATTTAATATTGAAAATAAAATTTTGATTTAGAGGTTAACAGCTTATATTGAACCTCAACTGTTTTACGAAAGACTAACATGGATTTTCGTTCCACGTTCTTTGAGTCGAGGATAATTTCTTGGTTATCCACTTTTGCACTGATTTTATTTTGAGAAGTGTTTATCGCAAAATCAATTAATCGATGTTCTTTCTGGACATGAGCTAGCTGCTCAAGCAAACTCTGCACGTTAACCGTCAATTTCGTACAATTAGGCTCTAAATCAATACGTTTTACCGGCAATGAAATTTCAGCCTGACCGGTATTGACAATGATTTTTGAATGATTTGGCAACCAGATTTGCTTATCTTTAAAAAGAAATGATAAATCTTTTGATCCTGTATCATAGGAAAGTTCAGCTTCTGTATATGCATGTTTCTTGATATCAATCGAAAGATTATCATAGTTCATTGTGAAGTATGGTCTGGCGCTGTAGACAAACAAAGCGTTATGACCTAAATACATCGTTTTCGTAGAATACTTGTACGCTGCACGCTTGTTTCCTATTCTTGCCCTTAATTTGTAGCCATCTATTGACGATTCAATAAAGAAATCCCAAACGCCTAAATCTTCTTCAGCAGATGCCAGTTCATCAAACTTACACTCAAATGTAAACGCGGAATTTTCATTTAAAGCCGGCGAAATGTATTTTTCCGCCTTTGTATCACGATGAACAAACACTCCTGTCAGGGATTGATTATTATTCGTTTCATCATCCAACAATTTGTGTTTCATGGTTCCTTGAATGCTGAGGCTGCGATCATTAAATTCAATATTCTGCAGATAATGTTCAAGTTTATTTTTATAATTTACTTTTAGTAGTTCTTCAGAAACGGGATACCGCTCTAAGCTCGGATAACGCGCAATTAACTCCCCGTTATGTACAGTACAGAACTTTTTAATGTCTTGTTCTTCCCGCTCATACTGGGTTAATCCTTTCAAATCATTATTGCGAATAAACAGCAGCCGCAATTTGATATGCGGAAGCAAAAATTGATCCGCCTCTTCAGGCACTGCATGAATAAACGATGACAAATATTTAAACCATTCAGCTCTTTCTTCATCGGTTTTCATTTTTATTGTGACATTTTTTGTCCGTGAAAAATCAAAATGCCTGTTTAAAAATACTGCCATCAACTTAATTTTTCTGGCTTCTTCCAGGTCACTTGCCTTAATGGCGGAGACAATATCTTCCATCGCTCCATAAAAGTTCTCTGGGGGAACATAAGCAACACTCATATGTTCGCCGTCTCTTTTGACCAAATAGTAATAATCATAGTCAGCTGAAACAGAAATCTTCTTTGCTTTCAAATAAGCATTCATTGTAAAGACTTGATCTTCCGCTGCTTTGATGTGAGTAGGGAAGGTTATTTGATTTTCTTTTAAAAGTGAGGCTTTAAACAGTTTTTGAGGTCCCAATGTAAAAACAATTTTGGAATCAACTAAATCAACATCCAGGTTCGTTTCTTTAAACATCGATTTGGGAACGCCTCTGCCGTTTACCCCTTTTAATTTCCCTAAAGTAATATCTGATTGATTCTCTTTTGAAAAATTATACCATCTCAACAATGCTTCATTTCCTAGATAATCATCGGAATCAACAAACAGGATATATTCACCTTTGGAAATTTTTATTGCATCATTGCGCGGAGCACCTGGACCGCCTGAATTTTCCGTTCTTTCACTAACAACAATATTTTCATACTTCTTTTTATATTGCTTCAAAATGTCTAAAGATGAATCCGTAGATTTATCATCGACACATATAATCTCATAATCCTCTGTTGGCATTGTTTGATTAACTAAGCTGTCAAGACATTCGGAAATAAGATCTTCTGAATTATATACAGGGATAACAATGCTTATCTTCATCGATTACCTCACTACCCTAATGGATCGGTTATATTTTTGCCTGATCATTATATCAAAAACATCTGTCAATAAGAATAGGCCTAATCTTAATTTTTGCTAAACTTTTACATAGCATGTATACTTTTTAAATTTTACTCATTTTATCGTATAAAAAACTTGCCGGCAATTCCTGATAGGTTTTGCCGGCAAGCTGCTTTCAATATATACAAATCCTAATAATAGCCTATGATTCCTTCATATATTGATTGAGCTGCTTTTTCTTGGTACAAAGCACTCTTTAACTTACTTGCATCGTTCGCATTTGAAATAAATGCCAGTTCCACTAAACTGCTCGGCATCGTTGATTCTCTGATCACATGGAAATTACCGATTTTCACGCCGCGGTTTTGAGTATTGAGCGCTTTGTAGAGCCTGTTTTGGATTTCTGTCGCGAGACGTTTGCTGTTTGCTGACTCATACTTTGTATAATAGTATGTTTCGGTACCGGTTGCAGAAGAGGTTGCTGAGTTGGCATGAATACTTACAAACAGATTTGCACGATTGCTTTTGGCTTTTGCAACCCGCTCAGAAAGCTCTAAGAAGAAATCTGTAGATCTAGCCATAACCGGAACAGCCCCGCCCTTAGACAGTTTGCTGTTTACAAGCTTTGCTACGGCAAGGTTCACGTCTTTCTCCTTTAAACCATTACCGACCGCTCCGCTGTCGTATCCCCCGTGTCCGGCGTCCACAAAAATCTTTTTGCCTACAATGACATTTTTCAGCTGGTTCGTGACATTGCCTGTAACTGAAATGGTTCCTCCAAGTACAGTGAATGTGTTCTTGCTATTTGATCCGATGACTGTTCTTGTGGCAGTTGGCAGTGAACGGGCATCCGTAAACAGCATTGGACGATTTTGCTTCGCAGCCAGCACAGAGCCCGATAAGGCATCGGCATATTTATAGCCATTGCTGACAAATGCAGCCTTTGATGA
Coding sequences:
- a CDS encoding glycosyltransferase family 4 protein yields the protein MKILWITSVYPSSLKPGEGVFHETQVQELQKLGLDITVICPRPFHSAPVRMLKKTYRKKDARPEYEIRKGIPVYRPFYRAVPGQLKWAQPHRRIATAVLKMMKQRDLHPDLIHAHFAMPSGGAAAVVSESERIPYVLTLHGSDVNVYPHYSKGAFKAFNHAVGSASAVLAVSHKLQEETKKLSGFDSSVLPIGIQLSRFQENEQTKEETRKKLGLPLDQRLAIYVGRLVREKGIFELSDAIESLKQPPKAVFVGDGPAKSMLMQKGHIVTGQVPNHKVRDYLLAADMFVLPSYSEGMPTVVIEALALRVPVICTDVGGVASLFGKHRHLLIKPRSAQALAEAIALYEHEQMWKPEIADDLYEIVQAQFDAGKNAKALHHQYQTVAKTSV
- a CDS encoding glycosyltransferase family 2 protein codes for the protein MTYWKPLVSVITPSYNARDYIEDAIHSVLDQSHSHWEMIIVDDCSTDGTRGILKQYEERDERIHVVYLEENSGAAVARNKALERAQGRFVAFLDSDDTWKKDKLEKQLDFMMERSCAFSFTGYSLMAQDGTPLDKYIDAPERLTYDDALKNTIIGCLTVMIDREQTGQIQMPNIRTRQDLATWLSLLKKGFTAYGMNECLAEYRLVNNSISSNKWKAAKKTWFVYREIERLHLIKATWCFVQYAKNAVKKRL
- the tuaD gene encoding UDP-glucose 6-dehydrogenase TuaD, whose product is MKRIAVIGTGYVGLVSGTCFAEIGNKVACCDIDESKIRSLKNGVIPIYEPGLADLVEKNVLDQRLSFTNDIPSAIRASDIIYIAVGTPMSKTGEADLTYVKAAAKTIGEHLNGYKVIVNKSTVPVGTGKLVQSIVQKASKGRYSFDVVSNPEFLREGSAIHDTMNMERAVIGSTSHKASAIIEDLHKPFHTPVIKTNLESAEMIKYAANAFLATKISFINDIANICERVGADVSKVADGVGLDSRIGKKFLKAGIGFGGSCFPKDTTALLQIAKSAGYPFKLIEAVIETNEKQRVHIVDKLLTVMGSIKGRTISVLGLAFKPNTNDVRSAPALDIIPMLQQLGAHVKAYDPIAIPEASAILGEQVEYYTDVYDAIEDTDACLVLTDWPEVKEMELVKVKTILKQPIIIDGRNLFSLEEMQAAGYIYHSIGRPAVRGTEPSDRYFPGLSLEELAKDFGSVNL
- a CDS encoding N-acetylmuramoyl-L-alanine amidase gives rise to the protein MRIFLKSLPILILGVVLFVPNAFAANSVTRLDGASRYEVAVNVSKQGWSSASTVIVANGTAYADVLTAAPLAYKYNAPILLTESSKLTTPTKDRISQLKPSKVIVIGGTISVSSNVVSDIKKLGVSTVERIGGRSRYEVAQNISKKLSSNSRAVIANGTAYADSLAIGSYAARNGIPILLTTASSVPTPTKNAMSGKRTTSTIVVGGEISVSKSVYSQLPSPTRIGGNSRFEVAANIAKKYYSSSKAAFVSNGYKYADALSGSVLAAKQNRPMLFTDARSLPTATRTVIGSNSKNTFTVLGGTISVTGNVTNQLKNVIVGKKIFVDAGHGGYDSGAVGNGLKEKDVNLAVAKLVNSKLSKGGAVPVMARSTDFFLELSERVAKAKSNRANLFVSIHANSATSSATGTETYYYTKYESANSKRLATEIQNRLYKALNTQNRGVKIGNFHVIRESTMPSSLVELAFISNANDASKLKSALYQEKAAQSIYEGIIGYY
- a CDS encoding glycosyltransferase, with product MKISIVIPVYNSEDLISECLDSLVNQTMPTEDYEIICVDDKSTDSSLDILKQYKKKYENIVVSERTENSGGPGAPRNDAIKISKGEYILFVDSDDYLGNEALLRWYNFSKENQSDITLGKLKGVNGRGVPKSMFKETNLDVDLVDSKIVFTLGPQKLFKASLLKENQITFPTHIKAAEDQVFTMNAYLKAKKISVSADYDYYYLVKRDGEHMSVAYVPPENFYGAMEDIVSAIKASDLEEARKIKLMAVFLNRHFDFSRTKNVTIKMKTDEERAEWFKYLSSFIHAVPEEADQFLLPHIKLRLLFIRNNDLKGLTQYEREEQDIKKFCTVHNGELIARYPSLERYPVSEELLKVNYKNKLEHYLQNIEFNDRSLSIQGTMKHKLLDDETNNNQSLTGVFVHRDTKAEKYISPALNENSAFTFECKFDELASAEEDLGVWDFFIESSIDGYKLRARIGNKRAAYKYSTKTMYLGHNALFVYSARPYFTMNYDNLSIDIKKHAYTEAELSYDTGSKDLSFLFKDKQIWLPNHSKIIVNTGQAEISLPVKRIDLEPNCTKLTVNVQSLLEQLAHVQKEHRLIDFAINTSQNKISAKVDNQEIILDSKNVERKSMLVFRKTVEVQYKLLTSKSKFYFQY
- a CDS encoding O-antigen ligase family protein — its product is MSIKRSADHTLTLLAAAIFGIILLLGANRTHTGFMQMAAVLAVLVIGLFALALATAFTTKERLFMAVIYILIACTFLNNAFFAIHLGFFSLFLYRLLLLAAGCLHVIGMIRNRTHIEKWNGLQVKGILLFFAFWFIYGLVSLLWAKSVTAGIKYLALLAMGIFFIYLIVMYVQKMEQLMMVYWIWLVMTVFLMIIGFYNHMTHHHLPSSTLYSGPEYKQHYPTSVFFNQNDFATFLSISFFFYITMMKNIKNGYLKAIGLVLSLCALYLIFATGSRASLLGIFAGIAVYIFIVLPPVLKKMAIWVSAAGAAIFAVLFASRIYSKFWELFMAPQTLHSFHDRLPSNVGRANLLKNAWHFFLDSYGFGVGAGNVSYYLEHYALYDTDDVTEVHNWLVEILANFGLFIMLGYLAVYAYLIWVLYKFYERKLEKQSKLIIEGLITALVSFLASSISPSSVSNLFFHWVFLALVIAAVNVLRRSRQMPEPVYR
- a CDS encoding Wzz/FepE/Etk N-terminal domain-containing protein, encoding MNDILIKIARRMKKNIIWIIAVPIILGAAGYILPSQIADQKRYTAEDTLAVGSYDHPVYNNIEEIPLLLKSDSFLKEALPDEKAEDLAEIKEKLTIKAESKSLLTLGYSDEDKGKTESVLNAISSTFLKNDQKLYAEREAVIRRSIDALEGETVSEDSKVDKERFLYELQNTQLNLKAASVTDSETVSEAAGGGMSPKKKAVLGVMIGLTIAFMFVVIPEFFRESF
- a CDS encoding exopolysaccharide biosynthesis polyprenyl glycosylphosphotransferase, producing the protein MSAEKSMNVSREFSVQQIHSFTLSEKTARYLAVKRVMDIWFALIGLAIALPMIAVFSILICLETPGPAIYTQERVGKGGKRFKLYKLRSMKIDAEKSGAVWAQKQDPRVTRIGAFIRRTRIDELPQLFNVLKGDMSMIGPRPERPVFTEKFQNEIPDFTQRLAVKPGLSGWAQVNGGYDMTPKEKLIFDLYYIRNLTFTLELKIMLKTCKVVWTGDGAR
- a CDS encoding MOP flippase family protein, coding for MPSITKQIISGAKWTSISTMCITVIQIVQFALLGNMMTLTEFGLVGMITTVTVFAQIVLDMGFGAALIQRDDATERQLSTLYWLNIMTGVLLFVLLYVSSPAIAGFYQREELVFLIRILAIMFLIAPIGQQYQYMLQKQLHFNTLSKIEIFSNTLSFGYLAIAVFMMDAILAYVISQVLLQSSKGILYWAVYRKKWHPAFVFDLRGMKAFFSFGAFQLSSRLVNRLGANIDMILIGRFIGAEALGIYNLAYQIVTIPVLKINPIVTRVAFPVFAKNKYENSVIREGFLNMTKMLAIVSFPLLIGLVSVSDAFIAAVFGEKWLAAVPVLNVLAIVGILRVLMNPNGSVLLAKGRADLAFYWDSGVLLLYGLSLFAAVQTGSLLTVAWVYAIISVFNFLIGRWLLAYVIKLNLSAYFQSIIKPFLITVVMAIIAFGVSLGTEHFSLQAEMRLAISVAAGALCYLFLLVKAYPQMKSKLLRKGRLS